One segment of Pontibacter akesuensis DNA contains the following:
- a CDS encoding DUF3820 family protein translates to MQTPEAQPNPAILLELVSQKMPFGKYKDVLLCNLPVSYLEWFYSKGFPAGKLGMQLATIYEIKINGLEHLLQPLKRRR, encoded by the coding sequence ATGCAAACACCAGAAGCACAACCCAACCCGGCCATCCTGCTGGAACTGGTAAGCCAGAAAATGCCCTTCGGCAAGTATAAAGACGTGTTACTCTGCAACCTGCCCGTGTCGTACCTGGAGTGGTTTTACAGTAAGGGCTTCCCCGCCGGTAAACTGGGCATGCAGCTCGCCACCATCTACGAGATCAAGATAAACGGCCTCGAGCACCTGCTGCAACCCCTGAAGCGCCGGCGCTAA
- a CDS encoding carboxypeptidase-like regulatory domain-containing protein, with protein sequence MKTPRLFLQLCVLLGIGGIAFLLTGCREYPNDYISKYCPGSCTVIKGRVSTNNGSVPVAGATLRVQVDTYTEYGSGIRNKAIATTDANGNYELRFLMRDDELQIGVYHILTDLDPNQYISCQPLDFIPASSLARDTVIINNYTVAPSASINLQLVNEELMQPDERLYATFKYKLVPADTDSCTFVLDVRQAYLQNILALPANSPIAVRLEKTKAGVTTTEKDVLALQPGEERLYEITF encoded by the coding sequence ATGAAAACACCGCGTCTTTTTTTGCAACTGTGTGTACTCCTGGGTATCGGAGGCATCGCCTTTCTGCTCACGGGCTGCCGGGAGTATCCCAACGATTACATCAGCAAGTACTGCCCCGGCTCCTGCACGGTCATCAAAGGGCGCGTATCTACCAACAATGGTAGCGTGCCCGTGGCGGGAGCTACCCTGCGTGTGCAGGTGGATACCTACACCGAGTACGGCAGCGGCATACGCAACAAGGCTATCGCCACCACGGATGCGAACGGCAACTACGAGCTGCGTTTCCTGATGCGCGACGATGAGTTACAGATAGGCGTCTACCACATTCTGACTGACCTGGACCCAAACCAGTACATCAGCTGTCAGCCACTTGATTTCATTCCTGCCAGCAGCCTTGCCCGCGACACTGTCATCATCAATAATTATACGGTAGCGCCATCGGCCTCCATAAACTTACAGTTAGTTAATGAAGAACTGATGCAGCCTGATGAGCGGCTTTACGCTACTTTCAAGTATAAACTTGTACCGGCAGATACCGACAGCTGCACTTTTGTGCTTGATGTCAGGCAGGCTTATCTTCAGAACATACTGGCTCTTCCGGCCAACTCCCCCATCGCCGTGCGTCTGGAAAAAACAAAGGCCGGTGTGACTACCACTGAAAAGGATGTGCTGGCGCTGCAGCCGGGGGAGGAAAGACTTTACGAAATAACTTTTTAA
- a CDS encoding GNAT family N-acetyltransferase: protein MDYQIIHEEKYQQFTAKLENGEEGELAYAKPQDKVLDFTHTFVPEAYRGKGLAQQLIETGLAYARQNNYKVIATCTAVQKHVIQHPEHQDLLQ from the coding sequence ATGGACTACCAGATCATACACGAGGAGAAATACCAGCAGTTTACCGCTAAGCTGGAGAACGGGGAGGAAGGTGAACTCGCCTATGCCAAGCCGCAGGACAAGGTGCTGGACTTCACGCATACGTTTGTACCTGAGGCGTACCGGGGCAAGGGGCTGGCGCAGCAGCTGATTGAGACGGGTTTGGCCTATGCCCGCCAGAACAACTATAAAGTTATCGCCACCTGCACAGCCGTGCAAAAGCACGTAATCCAGCACCCTGAGCACCAGGACCTACTGCAGTAA
- a CDS encoding PAS domain-containing sensor histidine kinase, which produces MNPNIAPILEEVAAKFSQVYFVYHPEKGRFQYLNPAFTALFGLPLEDVVDSPGALLDKVHPEDVDFVREHYKLLLAGKVQEHLEFRFMVTAGGYKWICVSAAPASSMNGETGMVAGYAEDITGKKAYLNNVLKFNAKKNSTLEILSHDLAAPFANIQGAINLIEEQLENSDQDITQAIGFIKQDSKRGSDMIRDFVDNEFLESSQVVLHMERIDLAEKIQTVIDSYRERTHLVSKEFRFDPVEKPIFLYLDEMKFMQVVNNLISNSIKFTNDGGIITVALEDKGKTVLVSVADNGIGIPEDLKPHLFDKFSKARRRGIKGEKSIGLGMSIIKNIVELHRGRIWCESVENQGTTFYVELPVG; this is translated from the coding sequence ATGAACCCTAACATAGCACCCATACTTGAAGAGGTAGCGGCAAAATTCTCGCAGGTATACTTTGTTTACCACCCTGAAAAGGGGCGGTTTCAGTACCTGAACCCTGCCTTTACAGCTTTGTTCGGGCTACCGCTGGAGGATGTAGTAGACTCGCCTGGGGCGCTGTTGGATAAGGTGCACCCCGAGGACGTTGATTTTGTGCGGGAGCATTATAAACTGTTGCTGGCCGGGAAAGTGCAGGAGCACCTGGAGTTCCGGTTCATGGTTACTGCCGGGGGCTATAAATGGATCTGTGTTTCCGCTGCCCCGGCAAGTTCCATGAACGGCGAGACAGGCATGGTTGCAGGCTATGCAGAGGATATCACGGGTAAAAAAGCCTACCTGAACAATGTGCTCAAGTTTAACGCCAAGAAAAATTCCACGCTGGAAATACTGTCGCATGACTTGGCGGCCCCCTTCGCCAACATACAGGGCGCCATCAACCTGATTGAGGAGCAACTGGAAAACAGCGACCAGGATATAACACAGGCCATCGGTTTCATCAAGCAGGATTCGAAAAGAGGGTCTGACATGATCCGCGACTTTGTGGACAACGAGTTCCTGGAGTCATCGCAGGTGGTGCTGCACATGGAGCGGATTGACTTAGCGGAGAAAATACAGACGGTGATAGACAGTTACCGCGAGCGGACGCATCTTGTGTCGAAGGAGTTTCGGTTTGATCCGGTGGAGAAGCCCATCTTTCTGTACCTCGACGAGATGAAGTTTATGCAGGTGGTTAATAACCTGATTTCCAATTCTATCAAGTTTACGAACGACGGCGGCATAATTACGGTGGCGCTCGAGGATAAGGGCAAAACGGTGTTGGTTTCGGTGGCGGACAACGGCATCGGCATCCCCGAGGATTTAAAGCCCCATCTCTTCGATAAGTTCAGCAAGGCTCGCAGGCGCGGCATCAAAGGCGAAAAAAGCATTGGCCTGGGCATGTCTATCATCAAAAACATAGTGGAGTTGCACCGGGGCCGCATCTGGTGTGAGAGCGTAGAGAACCAGGGAACCACTTTTTATGTGGAACTCCCGGTTGGTTAA
- a CDS encoding multidrug effflux MFS transporter: MTCKQYIIIILILGALATISPFSIDMYLPGFPAIAQDLDATIAQVQLSLTAYLVGISLGQLLYGPLLDRFGRKNPLYVGLLLYIVASLACAYTESVDSLILMRFVQAIGGCVGMVAAQALVRDIFPVNKTAQAFSLLTLVIAVSPMIAPTVGGYVTAAFGWHAVFIILAAITALIMLGVYFALPEGRQPDTTMSLKPKPVLKNFISVLKQEQFLLYALAGGIATAAPFAYIAGSADVFMNIYQVSEQTYGWIFAFLAFAMIGSTQLNHVILNRFTSEQVINFTLVYQVLVGVLLVVGTYYDWFGMYTLIILLFVFLTGQGLLNPNATALSLAPFTKNTGSAAALLGSFRMAMGGLMSAAVSVLHTGTTLPMVSVMAGCAVVGMILLLLGKRTIRHRASKRAVEEDPSVLVQVSQD, encoded by the coding sequence ATGACTTGCAAGCAATACATTATAATTATATTGATTCTGGGGGCTTTGGCCACCATCAGTCCATTTTCCATTGACATGTACCTGCCGGGCTTCCCGGCCATTGCCCAGGATCTGGATGCCACCATTGCCCAGGTACAGCTGTCGCTGACGGCCTATCTGGTGGGTATTTCGCTGGGGCAGCTGCTGTACGGCCCGCTGCTCGATCGCTTCGGCCGCAAAAACCCGCTCTATGTGGGCCTGCTGCTGTACATTGTGGCCTCGCTGGCCTGTGCCTACACCGAATCAGTGGATTCGCTTATCCTGATGCGCTTTGTTCAGGCCATCGGGGGCTGTGTGGGCATGGTTGCCGCACAGGCGCTGGTGCGCGATATTTTTCCGGTTAACAAAACGGCGCAGGCGTTCTCGCTGCTCACGCTCGTTATCGCTGTGTCGCCGATGATTGCGCCAACCGTAGGCGGCTACGTTACGGCGGCTTTTGGCTGGCACGCGGTATTCATCATTCTGGCCGCCATCACGGCGCTTATTATGCTGGGGGTGTATTTTGCGCTGCCGGAGGGGAGGCAACCCGACACCACCATGTCGCTGAAGCCCAAGCCGGTGCTCAAGAACTTTATTTCTGTGCTGAAGCAGGAGCAGTTCCTCCTCTACGCGCTGGCAGGCGGCATCGCCACGGCGGCTCCCTTTGCCTACATCGCGGGCTCTGCCGATGTGTTCATGAACATTTACCAGGTAAGCGAGCAAACTTACGGCTGGATATTCGCTTTCCTGGCCTTCGCCATGATCGGCTCCACTCAACTCAACCACGTTATTCTGAACAGGTTTACGAGCGAGCAGGTTATTAACTTCACGCTGGTGTACCAGGTGCTGGTGGGCGTGCTGCTGGTGGTTGGCACCTACTACGACTGGTTCGGCATGTACACGCTCATCATCCTGCTGTTCGTTTTCCTGACGGGCCAGGGTTTGCTGAACCCCAATGCCACGGCGCTCTCGCTGGCGCCCTTCACTAAAAACACCGGCAGCGCCGCCGCCTTGCTGGGCAGTTTCCGGATGGCCATGGGAGGTCTGATGTCGGCAGCGGTGAGTGTGCTGCACACCGGCACCACGCTGCCGATGGTGAGTGTGATGGCGGGTTGTGCGGTGGTGGGAATGATCCTGCTGCTGCTCGGCAAGCGTACTATCCGCCACAGGGCCAGCAAACGTGCTGTAGAAGAAGACCCCTCGGTGCTGGTGCAGGTATCTCAGGACTAA
- a CDS encoding aldo/keto reductase, whose translation MQYRRFGRTGWNISEVGYGMWGMAGWTESDDAQSERSLDLAVENGCNFFDTAWGYGAGHSEELLGRLLKRQSSKQLYAATKIPPKNFTWPSKSHFKLEDVFPASHIMEYTEKSLKNMGVETIDLQQFHVWEDAWAEQEEWQRAVEQLKADGKIRHMGISVNRWEPNNVLKTLETGHISAVQVIYNIFDQAPEDQLFPLCEKLDIGIIARVPFDEGTLTGNITKESTWPEDDWRSTYFVPENLNSSVDHADRLKPLLPQGMTMAEMALRFILSNRQISTTIPGMRKANHVQANTSYSDGKGLPQDLLAELKNHRWDREPTEWSQ comes from the coding sequence ATGCAATACAGACGATTTGGCCGCACAGGCTGGAACATCAGCGAAGTGGGCTATGGCATGTGGGGCATGGCCGGCTGGACGGAGTCAGACGACGCACAGTCGGAGCGCTCGCTGGACCTGGCCGTAGAGAACGGCTGCAACTTTTTCGACACGGCCTGGGGCTACGGTGCCGGCCACAGTGAGGAACTGCTGGGCAGGCTGCTCAAGCGGCAGTCGAGCAAACAGCTTTATGCCGCCACCAAGATTCCACCGAAAAACTTTACCTGGCCTTCCAAGTCGCACTTTAAACTGGAGGACGTTTTCCCGGCAAGCCACATTATGGAGTACACCGAGAAAAGCCTGAAAAATATGGGTGTGGAGACGATAGACCTGCAGCAGTTTCATGTGTGGGAAGACGCCTGGGCCGAGCAGGAAGAGTGGCAGCGCGCTGTGGAGCAGCTGAAGGCAGACGGTAAAATCCGACACATGGGCATCAGCGTGAACCGCTGGGAGCCAAACAACGTGCTGAAGACACTGGAAACCGGCCATATCAGCGCTGTGCAGGTAATTTACAACATCTTCGATCAGGCTCCGGAAGATCAACTGTTCCCGCTCTGCGAGAAGCTGGACATCGGCATCATCGCCCGTGTGCCGTTTGATGAGGGCACCCTCACCGGCAACATCACCAAGGAAAGCACCTGGCCGGAAGACGACTGGCGCAGCACCTACTTCGTACCCGAAAACCTGAACTCCAGCGTAGACCATGCTGACAGGCTAAAGCCACTGCTACCACAAGGCATGACAATGGCGGAGATGGCGCTACGGTTTATACTTAGCAACAGGCAGATCAGCACCACCATACCGGGCATGCGCAAAGCCAACCACGTGCAGGCCAACACCTCTTACAGCGACGGCAAAGGGCTGCCGCAGGACCTGCTGGCCGAGTTGAAGAACCACCGCTGGGACCGGGAGCCAACGGAGTGGTCGCAATAA
- a CDS encoding gluconokinase has protein sequence MSNIYSLLRKLMLKRKHMQQSTIIGLDIGTTSTKAVAFGLDGQVKYRQSEEYPILSEEPGQAEQDPEQVFEAVLSTLGKVVAWLQVHGYKLEGVSFSSAMHSLIAMDATGNALTRCIIWADTRSQSCASAIKNSEAGREIYLRTGTPIHPMSPLSKLCWLSEEKPELFRSASKFIGIKTYVLYRLFGKYKVDYSLASATGLFDIFDFDWHEKALEMAGVEPGQLPEPVPSTYTFRNLKPGYAALLQVPDQLPFVIGASDGCLANLASHGIRPGEAVVTIGTSGAVRTMAHKPATDLRERLFSYILNEDHFVLGGAVNNGGVALRWFRDAFYAAETAEALAKDQDIYELLNEVAEGIAPGADGLLFLPYLLGERAPVWDGAARACFIGANFNHTRAHFLRAVMEGVIFGVYSVVEALEQVAGPMPVIYANGGFAFSELWVQMLADVSGKKVLLTESPEGSAFGAAIMGMFALKLIPSLEAAEDMIRISETFEPDSQRHELYQQQYAVFKALYPKLKDSFEHLTNIHERQAEKQ, from the coding sequence ATGTCAAACATATATTCGCTGCTGCGTAAGTTAATGCTAAAGCGAAAACACATGCAGCAAAGCACCATCATTGGCCTAGATATTGGCACTACCAGCACCAAAGCCGTAGCCTTCGGGCTTGATGGCCAGGTAAAGTACAGGCAGTCGGAGGAGTACCCTATCCTGAGTGAGGAGCCCGGACAGGCTGAGCAGGACCCGGAGCAGGTGTTTGAGGCGGTGCTGAGCACGTTAGGCAAGGTGGTGGCCTGGCTGCAGGTGCATGGCTATAAGCTGGAGGGCGTGAGTTTTAGCAGTGCCATGCACAGCTTGATTGCCATGGATGCCACCGGAAACGCCCTTACCCGCTGCATTATCTGGGCCGACACCCGCAGCCAGTCCTGCGCCAGCGCTATTAAGAACAGCGAGGCGGGGCGGGAGATTTACCTGCGCACCGGCACACCCATTCACCCGATGTCGCCGCTTTCGAAGCTGTGCTGGCTAAGTGAGGAAAAACCCGAACTGTTCCGCAGCGCCTCCAAATTTATCGGCATCAAAACCTATGTGCTTTACCGCTTGTTCGGCAAGTATAAAGTAGATTACTCCCTCGCTTCGGCAACAGGGCTATTTGATATCTTTGACTTTGATTGGCACGAAAAGGCGCTGGAAATGGCGGGAGTGGAGCCCGGGCAGTTGCCCGAGCCGGTCCCCAGCACCTACACCTTCCGAAACCTCAAACCCGGTTACGCCGCGCTGCTGCAGGTGCCCGACCAGCTTCCGTTCGTAATCGGGGCCAGCGACGGCTGCCTGGCCAACCTTGCCTCGCACGGCATCAGGCCAGGTGAGGCGGTGGTGACAATCGGCACCAGCGGCGCCGTGCGCACCATGGCCCACAAGCCCGCCACCGACCTGCGGGAGCGGCTTTTCAGCTATATCCTGAACGAAGACCATTTTGTGCTGGGCGGCGCCGTAAACAATGGGGGAGTGGCACTGCGCTGGTTCCGGGATGCCTTTTACGCCGCGGAAACCGCAGAAGCCCTGGCGAAGGACCAGGACATATACGAGCTGCTGAACGAAGTGGCAGAGGGTATCGCGCCGGGAGCCGATGGACTGCTGTTTCTGCCTTACTTACTCGGTGAGCGGGCCCCGGTGTGGGATGGCGCGGCGCGTGCCTGCTTTATCGGCGCGAATTTTAACCATACCCGGGCGCACTTTTTAAGAGCGGTGATGGAGGGGGTGATCTTCGGGGTTTACAGTGTGGTGGAGGCGTTGGAGCAGGTGGCCGGACCGATGCCTGTTATTTATGCCAACGGCGGCTTTGCGTTTTCGGAGCTGTGGGTGCAGATGCTCGCGGATGTATCCGGTAAAAAAGTGCTGCTAACAGAATCGCCGGAAGGTTCTGCCTTCGGGGCCGCCATTATGGGAATGTTTGCCTTAAAACTGATTCCCTCACTGGAGGCAGCCGAAGACATGATCCGCATCAGCGAAACCTTTGAGCCCGACAGCCAGCGCCATGAGCTGTACCAGCAGCAGTATGCGGTTTTCAAAGCACTCTATCCAAAGCTGAAGGATAGTTTTGAGCACCTGACAAACATACACGAGCGGCAGGCCGAAAAGCAGTAA
- a CDS encoding outer membrane beta-barrel protein, which yields MKTAILLALAALCAFSATAQTEAVDENRHYVGLHTGAVFPLDDFKKSSFEDPYPAYAKEGVLLLASYRYSLHKLLAVGGSLGTRYNKYKMEELVQVDGDLLLDEKSEAWRSVFAMADAYFTLLSEDWVKAYVKGSAGASFNRSASWELNTKYGDIIMPADKATALALGWGAGFDFYPEPRFGVNLEVGTLYTKPEFTVPDIKGRLFQHQQPMHTVFVNVGLFHAF from the coding sequence ATGAAAACAGCTATACTTCTGGCACTAGCCGCCCTTTGCGCTTTTTCCGCCACCGCCCAGACTGAAGCCGTGGATGAGAACAGGCACTATGTCGGCCTGCATACAGGCGCGGTGTTCCCGCTCGATGATTTCAAGAAGTCTTCTTTTGAGGATCCGTATCCGGCTTATGCCAAGGAAGGGGTGCTGCTGCTGGCAAGTTACCGTTACAGCCTTCATAAGTTGCTTGCAGTTGGCGGTTCGCTTGGTACAAGGTACAACAAGTATAAGATGGAGGAGCTTGTGCAAGTAGACGGAGACCTGCTGCTGGACGAAAAATCTGAAGCCTGGCGCTCTGTATTTGCCATGGCCGATGCCTATTTTACACTGCTATCGGAGGATTGGGTGAAAGCGTACGTGAAAGGATCGGCGGGCGCTTCTTTTAACCGCAGTGCATCATGGGAGTTAAACACCAAGTATGGCGACATCATCATGCCCGCTGATAAGGCCACCGCGCTGGCACTTGGCTGGGGAGCCGGTTTCGATTTCTATCCTGAACCACGATTTGGCGTGAACCTGGAAGTGGGCACGCTCTATACGAAGCCAGAATTTACAGTGCCGGATATAAAGGGCCGCCTTTTCCAGCACCAGCAGCCCATGCATACCGTTTTCGTAAATGTAGGCCTCTTTCATGCTTTCTAA
- a CDS encoding YihY/virulence factor BrkB family protein, with amino-acid sequence MSFFKRAWSILKEVKRNFRNGEPVVHSAAIAFFTIFSLPAISIVITLIGSAFFSEDTVRKEIVKEVRSLVSVEASEQVNVVIQNALEVPAGFWGVLFGIVVVVQSSSIMFLIIQKALNAVWQVKPKRNLGILRIVKHRLITLGMVIGLGLLLTLSLLLDTTITMFDEQLKYAFEEYFSGAVRAINTVFYLLIVFVFFTAVLKILPDVKVSWKDALVGGLITSIFFLIGKEIINYVLGSIRIAGLYAAAGSLVVLLLWVFYSSVILLFGAEVTKAYASSYGRHPKPRSIAERINGR; translated from the coding sequence GTGAGTTTTTTTAAGAGAGCCTGGAGCATACTGAAAGAGGTAAAGCGGAATTTCCGCAACGGAGAACCTGTTGTACACAGTGCTGCCATTGCCTTCTTCACCATCTTTTCGCTGCCTGCCATCTCCATTGTCATCACCCTCATCGGCTCTGCCTTTTTTTCGGAGGATACGGTGCGGAAAGAGATTGTGAAAGAGGTGCGGAGCCTTGTAAGCGTGGAGGCCTCGGAGCAGGTAAACGTGGTGATACAGAATGCCCTGGAGGTTCCAGCGGGGTTTTGGGGTGTGCTGTTTGGTATTGTGGTGGTGGTGCAAAGCTCCTCCATCATGTTCTTAATTATACAAAAGGCGCTGAATGCGGTGTGGCAGGTAAAACCCAAGCGAAACCTGGGTATTCTGCGGATAGTGAAACACCGGCTGATTACGCTGGGAATGGTGATCGGCCTGGGTTTGCTGCTCACGCTTAGCTTGTTGCTTGATACCACCATCACCATGTTTGACGAGCAGCTAAAGTATGCGTTTGAGGAGTACTTCTCCGGTGCCGTGCGTGCCATCAACACCGTGTTCTACCTCCTCATCGTCTTTGTTTTCTTTACGGCGGTACTTAAGATACTGCCCGACGTGAAGGTTTCGTGGAAAGATGCGCTTGTGGGTGGGCTCATTACCTCCATTTTTTTTCTGATCGGTAAGGAGATCATCAACTACGTGTTGGGCAGCATCAGGATCGCGGGCCTTTATGCGGCGGCTGGCTCGCTGGTGGTGCTGCTGCTGTGGGTGTTCTACTCCTCTGTGATTCTCCTATTCGGTGCAGAGGTTACCAAAGCCTATGCCTCCAGCTACGGCAGGCACCCCAAACCCAGAAGTATAGCCGAAAGAATAAACGGCAGGTAA
- a CDS encoding GNAT family N-acetyltransferase has translation MAFTKTSKAFAELTPFEMYDMLRLRSEVFVVEQTCVFLDMDDKDQKCQHLLLYQGDTLVATSRLVPPGLSYPDAMSIGRIVTSMAVRGTGVGKLLVDYSIEECYRLYGKGPIKIGAQVYAKGFYESFGFVQSGEVYDEDGIDHIEMTKA, from the coding sequence ATGGCGTTTACAAAAACCAGCAAGGCCTTTGCCGAGCTCACCCCTTTTGAAATGTATGATATGCTGCGCCTGCGCAGCGAGGTGTTTGTGGTAGAGCAAACCTGCGTGTTCCTCGACATGGACGATAAAGACCAGAAATGCCAGCACCTGCTGCTCTACCAGGGCGATACGCTTGTGGCCACCTCGCGCCTCGTGCCTCCCGGCCTCTCCTACCCCGATGCCATGTCGATTGGCCGTATCGTGACAAGTATGGCGGTGCGCGGCACGGGCGTCGGAAAGCTTCTGGTTGATTACTCCATTGAAGAATGCTACCGCCTGTACGGCAAGGGTCCCATCAAAATAGGCGCTCAAGTATACGCCAAGGGCTTCTATGAATCTTTTGGTTTTGTGCAGAGCGGCGAAGTGTATGACGAGGACGGCATTGATCACATCGAAATGACGAAGGCGTAA
- a CDS encoding ester cyclase, which yields MSKQDNIQTQQQFGEAINSGNLERFKELMAPNVVDHDPAPEQGPGPQGFIDFFTTFRAAFPDLKVEVDQLVADDENISIAYTVTGTHKGDFMGIAPTNKKISARGVQIARFENGKIVERWGSSDELGILKQLGASISA from the coding sequence ATGAGCAAGCAAGACAACATTCAAACCCAGCAGCAGTTTGGCGAAGCAATTAACAGCGGCAACCTCGAAAGATTCAAGGAGTTGATGGCCCCAAACGTGGTAGACCATGACCCTGCCCCAGAACAGGGACCGGGACCGCAGGGCTTTATCGACTTTTTCACAACGTTTCGGGCAGCCTTTCCTGATTTAAAGGTGGAGGTAGACCAGCTGGTGGCCGACGATGAAAACATATCAATTGCCTACACGGTAACAGGCACGCACAAAGGAGACTTTATGGGCATTGCGCCCACAAATAAAAAGATCAGCGCACGCGGGGTGCAGATTGCCCGCTTCGAGAACGGAAAAATAGTGGAGCGCTGGGGCAGTTCCGATGAGCTTGGCATCCTGAAGCAACTGGGCGCCAGCATCAGCGCCTGA
- a CDS encoding META domain-containing protein, which translates to MKKLINILPVALLLLAFSAGCTVKQKDISAEVSTIKDAYWSLYALEGQDIQRPQNTMTAYIRFQENDDDIVGFTGCNKLFGKYEMGEESLRLTKLNTTRMACPILEQENKLLDILGRVDSYRISDNILTMYAGGKAVATFMSGTEQSIDNDVSEEIEERVDIEVDSVGIY; encoded by the coding sequence ATGAAAAAACTGATAAACATACTACCGGTGGCCCTGCTGCTTTTAGCCTTTTCGGCCGGCTGCACCGTGAAACAGAAAGACATCTCCGCAGAGGTGAGCACCATCAAAGATGCCTACTGGAGTTTGTATGCCCTGGAAGGGCAAGACATTCAGCGGCCGCAAAACACCATGACGGCCTATATCCGTTTCCAGGAAAACGACGATGACATCGTCGGCTTTACGGGCTGTAACAAACTGTTCGGTAAATATGAGATGGGAGAGGAGAGCCTGAGGCTCACAAAGCTAAACACTACCCGCATGGCCTGCCCGATCCTGGAGCAGGAAAACAAGCTGCTGGACATCCTGGGCCGCGTGGATTCTTACCGCATCTCTGACAATATCCTAACCATGTATGCAGGCGGCAAAGCCGTGGCCACTTTTATGTCCGGCACCGAACAGAGCATAGACAACGATGTGTCGGAGGAGATAGAGGAACGGGTGGATATAGAGGTGGACAGCGTTGGAATCTACTAA